The DNA segment AAAATATTGAACTAAAtttcataaatattatatattcgtATAATATTTTACATTGAATTTCTAATTTTGGATATAATAATCCTAACATTTTCTGTTTccaaaaataaatttataatatgCCAAATAAAATGTATGTCATTATATGTTAAtcctaagataaaaaattcaacAAAATTTAAAATAGTTTATCATTAATTACAATGGAGACACACACAATTAAGCTTACATGTGTTCTGGATGATTGCGTATGTATTCGATTAATTCTGCAGGCTTTATCTCACCAATACAAATACGATGTATGGCCGTAAAAAGAGGAAAtctattttccatatttcttgcCTTCAGCATGTAATTTACTTCTTCAGCAGTGAAGGGGCCTTGTAATTTTTGCCCATTCAACATTTCCTTCTCTAATTCTTCTATCGTCTGCAGAGAAAGTAATACACGCATTTAAATGTTGAGTGCATAATTTCGCATGATGTACAGTCACAGAcattttatattaaaatatacaatatctattacagtaatataaatattatgatACATGTATATACACACGATGTTGCTAAGAAACAGTATAATCAAGACGTAAATTACACTGACCTTGCCGGTTTTAACAAAAGCTTCTGAAACTTTACGATTGCGACCACCATAACAAGTGGTGATAAGGTCTGCTATGCCACAACTTTCAAAGAAAGTAGAAAGTTTTCCTCCAGGGAAAAAGACATCTACGAACTTAATCATTTCCATAAGACCTAATCTAATAACTGCCGCCTTTGTATTATCACCTAGTCCTAAACCATCGATAAAACCAGCGCCGCAGGCTACTATATTCTGTGtattaaaaatgtaaaataGAGAAATATGTATGTATTATTCTTTTATATCTTGTTGTTTTTTTAATTTCGTAATAAGAAAATACAGTAAAGAACATTTTGCAATTTTCTCTTTTAATAAAAGACGACAACTTTGTTCGTAGAGACTGCGAAATTAGCGCGTCCTATAATTACTTATAAGCATTAGGACTGCCctcataaattattgtttatcaTAATTAGATCTGCTGTCACCGCACTTTAAAAATTAATATCTAATCTAATCTTATAACACTTATATTGAGAAATAACCCAAAATAATAATCCTCAAGTTCAGTGAATATTTGAAGTGTGATAGATTAGATTTTACTAAATATTTGATCTGTGATAGatcataaaaaattaattatattatataaactTCGTAAAAAGATTATAATAGATTTACCTTTAATGCACCACAACATTCAACTGAGTCAACATCTTCAACAACTACAACTCTAAAATATGGGGTTTGTATTATATCTCTTAATATAGGAGCCATATTCTTGTCCTTGCaacctaaatattaaataacaatGTATGGCATTTGTAGAAATAACAGTGACAATTTTATTTCACTGAAAATATGTactaaataataaaaaacttGAAATATAATCGCCTATAAAATTTAAATAGTTTATCGGTTACATATCCTTCACACATACTACCGCTACCGCTTTTAAATATATTGTctgaataatataaataatataaataatactaTTAATATTTATTCGTTTTATAATAATATGATGCATATTTACCAATAGTAGTCTCACAAAACATTTCTTCAGCTACTTCAGAAGCCAAATTTGCTCCCATTAATACGGAAACAGGAATGTGAAGTTGTTTTGAGATTATTTGTGAAATAAGTTCAATTCCGCCCCCCTCCTTTTTATCAAAGCCctgaaaaataataatataagaAATATATCAACATTATACAACATTATTATCTTATTGTTATTTTAGTAATTTTTAGGattcatttttaattaaacaaaTTAGTAACTATCCTAGAATGATTttctttaaaatattaaatatgctaTTTAAGTGTACAAAATATCTCGTTTGACGAAATTATGCAGTATTCAATAGTAAACATTATATTTTGTCTATGTCAGGATTTAGCTTAgattcttcaaacgctttcAGAGCTTCATTTATTTTACAAGTATGCAACCTAACGTTGTAACGCAGCAAGTCATTTAAAGATTATTAGGTCAGGAGCTGTGGTCATCATTAAATCACGAGCTTAGCGAGGTTGAATTAACTTGCTACGGGTTTTTGTACCGGTCGATATCCTTCAAATGGTCGTAATCGACGGCTATTGTACAGACTTTACGACTTTCAAGTATTTAAACACATAGTCCACGGGGTGTCTAAGTATACAGGTGGTGAATTTTGCAAATAGAGATCTTCTAATTTCCTTCCGTCATTGAACGTGGTTCAAGATGCAGGTTGTTCCGTTATGACCTAGCAAGAAGGAAGGTGCGGGAAAGGGCTAAATGGAATCCTTAGAGTTCTCTGACCATGTTCATAAATAAATCATTGCAGGGATAAAAGGTATTAACCAAATTGTACCCTTTAAGAGACTGATGTGCCTTTTGTGAGGTATGCATTGTTCAATATAGCTAACAATTGCCTTTATTTTATGATCATTTACGATTATTTCCTGATTTTATCATTATATCATTTATATACCTATTCTTGCTTtctatatattaaatttaagaTAAAAACTTCCAATTTTTTTGTACTTTTTGAATAGGTGTACAAAAAGCTGTAAATGGTGTTTGGAACTAGTGAAGATAAGGTGTTTAGCAATGGATTAATATCTATATGATAAGGAGTATTTAAACTTCATATTTTAAAAAACACTATTATTAATGGACAAATTAAAAAGATACCTTTATCAAAGAAAGACCAACAGCTGTAGACTTAATTTTTCCCAATAACGAATtacatattttatttataaattgatGTGGTATTACAAAAATCAAAATATCTGCATCTTTAGCAGCTTTTACTACATCAGGAATTGCAATCTGAAACACattaaaattatatataacaCTGAATAAATTTGGTAGATGAAAAGAGGATGGTGGTTTCATTTTTACATAAAAGTAATTACTTGTAATAATAACTTTTAGAAAATTATTTATCATATATAAATTACAATGGAATTAATTTGTTTAATAAAAATGATATTTATTAAAGAAAAATCAGCAGTAGAGCAAGGACATAGATATTGCCTCAAGTATTGCAGAATCATAATAAAAGGTCAGGATTTCTCATACATTTACATATCATATTACAATTTAAATTCTTAGAAGAGTATATATGCGTATACATAGCACAATCTAGCATTTGAATCAATATAGGTTCAGTGTTGGTTCAGTTGCGGTCAAGGCTTTTCTATACGAAGCTACTGATACTAAAAGTTACGTGCGAATGTATATGCATATATCATGTATCCATACCGAACCGTAGATAAGTACCTTAAATGCCTGAACGTATATTTCGGATGTTTCGTTAATATGTATAATGCAGATGGAAAAGTTTGCCCTACATTTTGCAGTACATCAAGAATTTAAAATCATCTTAAAATGTATGACTTAGTATATAAACCATTTCATATATACATTTAAGTTttacaaaattatttaaaaaattgataaaaaATCATTCTTGTCCGACTTTAaacaatgaaattaaaaataaaaatattcttaACTGCAATTAATTGTTTCTCTTTATTTTGCAAACAAAACAATCATAAGAGATGCGTATGATCTTAACTACGAGTTACGAAAGTTACGTAATCAGAATGGTACATTTAACAGCAAGAGTAGAGTTCTTACATAATGTGTAGCATAGCATCATATACTACAAAAACACGTGTTCATAGATTTATGGaattgcaaatatatttataaaatattaataaacagATAAATCACGAACAAAATCCGTGCATTCATTTATTATTGTTTTATTCATGCCGTATTCTTTATTTATTCTTTTTTCATTGAATATAAAGTATGATTTTGTCAACTATTCAATTtgcaatataaaatatatgcttACTTACCACGTTTGGCGGAATTTTGTGTCCAGGGAGATACTTTACGTTTTCATGCGTTTCATTAATAATTTCAGTTAGTTTTTTTCCATTGATCATTTCTTCGTAAACATACATCGTAACGCGATCCTCAAAATTATTAAGTTTAGCGGCATTTGTTCCTACTATCTTAGCGATAGCTGAACCCCTACAAATTaggtataaataaaattatatgataaTTTATTTAAACTCTGATTTTCTGCACTAGATTTCAAGCATTcgtataaatacatatataaacGATGAATGAATGTGCATATTTGTATGCACATATACAAATGAGTACATTGCTTCAGGCAACAAAACAATTCATTAATGTTTCCTACTTTTTGAACTATAATATTAGATTGATCCTTTGTAACTAAATGTGTATCAGAGATTCAGTTTACTAATAAAATACTCATTTGAAAATCGTTATTTTGCATTTATGCGTTCGTGTATTGATATAATTTCACAGCAAAGAAATATCTTTTAAACcctaataaaatataatttaattaaaatcttGAAATTCTAACAATTCAGTTCccgaataaaatatttttatatacacATAAATTAACAATGTTGACAATAGAGATACACTGCATTCAGCACATACATTTCAACTCCAATCTTTTTACATACAACATGTAGAAATCAATAATTACACACAAGCACAGTTCGACTAAGCGAATCAATGACTGACAAATCTTTCTTTACTCTGGAATTACTTGCAATAAAAGTATTAATAATAATGTAATGCACTTTACCAATTTCCTGATCCAATAATACAAACACGTTGTTTGTCTGCCATGGCTTTAATATTACGCGAGAACTGTCCAACATCAAAGCGGGAGGGCGACTGGAACAGAGAATGCGAAAGGACTTGCGCTATTTTTTGTAAAAGTGGGAGTATGTGGAAACAGCGAATGTGTGATAGACGGTGtgttcgtatcgcagcaagattTGTTGGTTGACCAATCACAGTCcaatatgataaaaatgctataCATTAACTTCCAATTTTACTTCgtataaattatataattacTTGAAAACAAGAATGTTTATTAAGATATAAAAAacgatttaaaaaatgaaataatgGAAGTTTTTTATCAAACAGATCATTCTTAAATTATCAAATATACTAATAATAAAATTGAACTTGAATGGCATGTCCATATCATGTATAAAGACTTGAAAGCAACAAAAATATTGAATTTTATGATATGAAATAATCATAGCAATATTGTTTACAGGATAGATTTTCAGTTATAAAGTCTTAATTTGCTAACCATTGTATGATTAAGCATTTATTTGATATAAACATTACTATTTAACCATACTTATAGGTTATACGTATGGACAATATAACATAGTAGCTATAGGTATGCTATAATACATTATGTTATTAGTTTATTTGAATAAAATAGATATTAAaattacatatatgtatatatatacacatatgtaAAATTATTATGCATGTGTTTTATATTGCAATAACTAATACCTGCAAATACGAAATCGTAACAGTTTTATACAGGACAAAAGTCCAGATTTTTAATTTTtccattattttttaatttacgaTTGTTTGTATTTATTAAATAACCAAAGACACTTGATGATAAATGCCAACAACTCAATTTTTATACTTTTTGATAGTTTATGTTTAGAATAGTAATCTCTATTAATGCACattgttttgttttgttttgaaTACGAAATGTCATATTGAACTTTcgacatgatttgtgtacattTGAAACAGGTACAAAGTTTTTTATGCAGTTATCTGCACAGTTATCATACATCAGTTGTCTAGACAGTAATTTCGTCATAAAATTATGAATGAATAACAACAAGAGACTGTTTTAAGAATGTGCATTTCAAAGTTAATGCTTAAAAAATTACACACTACTTAAGTAAACTTATTAAAAACTTGTGAAGCACATCAGCAGTACAAGTTGTTCAAGGTATATAAAAATAAGATATATAGACGTACTTATTCAATTTGCTGCTGAAATACATAATTACTCTTCTAATTTAAAAACAAAATGAAAGATAGGTAAACGTGAAATATCCGAGTGAATTTTATCTATGATAGCAATCCCTTTAT comes from the Xylocopa sonorina isolate GNS202 chromosome 1, iyXylSono1_principal, whole genome shotgun sequence genome and includes:
- the Gpdh1 gene encoding glycerol-3-phosphate dehydrogenase 1; translated protein: MADKQRVCIIGSGNWGSAIAKIVGTNAAKLNNFEDRVTMYVYEEMINGKKLTEIINETHENVKYLPGHKIPPNVIAIPDVVKAAKDADILIFVIPHQFINKICNSLLGKIKSTAVGLSLIKGFDKKEGGGIELISQIISKQLHIPVSVLMGANLASEVAEEMFCETTIGCKDKNMAPILRDIIQTPYFRVVVVEDVDSVECCGALKNIVACGAGFIDGLGLGDNTKAAVIRLGLMEMIKFVDVFFPGGKLSTFFESCGIADLITTCYGGRNRKVSEAFVKTGKTIEELEKEMLNGQKLQGPFTAEEVNYMLKARNMENRFPLFTAIHRICIGEIKPAELIEYIRNHPEHMTDSGNTSILQLPPPRSHL